The window TCTGGGCCGATGGCTGGGAAAAGCTGCAGATCGTGCCGATGCTGATCGTCACGCCGCTGGCCTTCCTGGGCGGCAGCTTCTACTCGATCAGCATGCTGCCGCCCTTCTGGCAGAACGTCACCCTGTTCAACCCGGTCGTCTATCTGGTCAGCGGCTTCCGCTGGAGCTTCTACGGCACCGCCGACGTGCCCGTCGGACTGAGCCTCGCCATGGTCGCGCTGATGATGACGATCTGCCTCGCCATCGTGTGGTGGATCTTCCGCACGGGCTACAAGCTGAAGAACTGAGGGCGTGTTTCACGGGTCAGGCGCCCGCCGTTCCGGCCGCAAGCGCCTCACCCACGACCCGAGGCGATCCGTGCAAGCCCGGCATAATGCCGGACGTCGAAGGCGATGAACTCGACCTCCGCGTCGGTGACGTCGCGCAGATGCTTGGCCGGGCTGCCGGCCCAGAGCTGGCGGGCGGGGATGCGCTTGCGCGGGGTCAGGACGGCGCCGGCGGCCAGCATGGCGCCGCTTTCCACCACGGCCCCGTCCAGCACGATGGAGCCGATGCCGATCAGGCAGCCGTCCGCCAGTGTGCAGCCATGCATCCGCACGCCATGGCCGATCACCACGTCGGCGCCGATGACGGTGGGATATTCGTTCAGCATGACATGGATGATGGTGCCGTCCTGGATGTTGGTTCGCGGCCCCACCGTGATGCTGTGATCGTCGCCGCGCAGCACGCAGCCGTACCAGACGCTGGCCTCCGCGCCGATGGTGACGTCGCCCACCACCACCGCCCCGGGGGCGATGTAGGCGTCGGCGGCGATGCGCGGCCACACCCCCTTGAAGGGCTGGATGATGGCGCCGGGGTGGCGGGCGGGCAGGGTTTCGCCCGTCACGAAGGCCGTTTCTGGTGCGCTCTCGGAGGTCATCGATTCTTTCCTTTCTTACCAATCAGGAGACGAGCCGTTCCTCTCCCGCCTTCGCCTTCGGCCGCATCGGCGACCATCCCGGCCGCAAGCCCGCGGATGGTCGCCTTGAGGCTCTGCGGCCAGCCATCGACCGGGCCGACAGGGGGGCGCGACCAATCGAGTTCCCGCATGAGCGCAGCGACGGCACCGGCCCGGTCGAACACCCCCGCTTGCTCTGGCTGCCCACGCTCATTCAGGCCCGAATCTTCAGTTAAGCTGCAAGCATATAGAGAGACGATGCACGGCCTGCCAGCAATCGTGGTGCCCGCGCCGCCCCGAAAGGAGACCCCTTGCGGGCGGCTGCGGCCCCCGCGTCGGGGCTGCGGTCGAATGACCTTTCGCCGGCTGCTCATGCCTCAAGCGCTGCATTTCGGTTGACGCGGCTTGCAGCCGCCCACCACTCTGACTGTTCGCACAGACGGAGAGTGCTGCGATGGTGATGCTGACCGAACAGTTCCTGATCGACTATCTCCTGATCACAGCCGGTCTGTTCACCGTTGCCAGCTGTGTCCTGGGCGGCCTGTTCCTCGGCACGGTTTACCAGCAGCGGAAGATGTGGCTGCGTTTGCTTCTCTGGGGGCTGCCGGCCACCTTGCTCACCACCGCGCCATGGTCGCTTCTCCTGCCGATGCAAACGGCGCTGCTGATCGGTGCGGCCACCGCGGCCGCGATGATCGGCGGGCTGTTCCTGATGCCCTGCCGCATCAGCCGGCCTGAACGGGGGTGGCCCGGACTGATTGCCGACGGTCTGTCCGGCATCGGCCGGACGATGCTGATGCTGGCGCCTGCGGTCGTGATCGGGGAAGCCCCGAACTGGGTGCTGTGGCTTTCGCTGAGCGCCCTCGTTCCATCCCTTTATTGCGCGATCGTCCATTTCCGTGACGTTGGCGGCCATGGCGGAGGCTCGCCTGCCGATGACAGCATCGTTTGGGGAGGCACCCAGGGCGCCGTGATGGCCGGCGTCCCGGCGCTCCTGATGGTGCTGTGACGCCACGGTCATCGTCCGGTTGATACATCCCGCCTACGCCGTTGATAAATCTCCCGATTTGCGTCTATTGGTCTACAATCCGCCAAGCCAGCGGATGGGCCGCAGGAATGGACCGCAAAAACGGAAGGAACGGCACCGGTGAATTTGTTCTCGCTTCTCGATCAGGCCGCGGCCCGATTCCCTGACCGGGGGGCGGTGTTCCGCGGCACCGAAGAGGTCCACAGCTTCGCATCGCTGCGCTCGCGGGCCTTGCGCATCGCGGCAGGGTTTCGGGCAAGCGGACAGCCGGGCGACCGCATCGCCATCGCGACCGAGAATGTGCCGGAGTATGTCGAGCTGTTCTTCGCCATCTGGGCCGCCGGCATGGCCGCGACTCCGGTGAACGCCAAGCTGCATCCGCGCGAACTGGTGCAGATCCTGGAGGATTCGGCGGCCTCCGCCGTCTTCGTTTCGCCCAAGCTCGCCGGAGGGCTGGAACAGGCGCTGGCCGGGTCGCCGGC of the Azospirillum ramasamyi genome contains:
- a CDS encoding gamma carbonic anhydrase family protein, giving the protein MTSESAPETAFVTGETLPARHPGAIIQPFKGVWPRIAADAYIAPGAVVVGDVTIGAEASVWYGCVLRGDDHSITVGPRTNIQDGTIIHVMLNEYPTVIGADVVIGHGVRMHGCTLADGCLIGIGSIVLDGAVVESGAMLAAGAVLTPRKRIPARQLWAGSPAKHLRDVTDAEVEFIAFDVRHYAGLARIASGRG